The proteins below are encoded in one region of Equus caballus isolate H_3958 breed thoroughbred chromosome 18, TB-T2T, whole genome shotgun sequence:
- the SGO2 gene encoding shugoshin 2 isoform X7 — MQCDDNIKSKMSPDIPSSVSTRQPLSTQCNLELLFLKENNQNVCGLSDSEHISSIDILPEESHSCSDQSSKSSLMSEMKNVQSIGHRKEKPSLGNVTERKKRVSSRESKNPADAPCVTDLEQQQISSPGLNRNNEISDCTNETNIKMQRNIQGLPDTSESAGEPTAEHVSQVEGNGDFQLQKTVYDADMDLTASEVSTIITVSTGTKNKSNKKPNDCGMKTFRKVKDSSSDKKKERSKRQFKNSSHVDIEEKIENRPERRSVVLDGKGDSEDPSFIFNTEQLAQLNILKKIHNGFDQDDRQSTRYNKKKNRICVTDEPEEPYLFSQSSDKFQQESKFDMGQSSLACNKSKPSRQTFVIHMLEKGNLFPNQKDKETISENLEATNEFQTVDLSTKDNGNLHDYETQNMLDLKKHVTDMQPAQQNESKINKKLRQKVNRKTEIISEMNQIYGDTAKDAHGPEKGNFFFQIQKDTETISGNLEVSKESQIPTLSTISNENLCNCETQDVLGFQKQITNVSILQQNESKVNKIRQKVNRKTEIISEVNYIDDEKSVYCPGKDNSFFLTQNDKAIIPENREDPSEFTIHSLSTKDSGNLYDFETQDVLRVKKPVRDMQAACQNQSEIDKKLRQKVCRKTEIISKIDQIYENNDKGIHDPGKGNLFSLALKDKEIIHKSLEDSNEFETAGPSTRGNRDLCDYETQNILGMKKHVTDMPPAKQNASKINKRLRQKVSRKTEIILEMNQLNEFNDKGVHDPEKDGFFSLTQKDKENISENLEVTNEFKTAYLSTKDNGNLYECETWNMLDMKKRVTDMQSAQRKESKTSKKPRQKVNRKTEIISEMFQIYEDNHKDVPGPESYTKDLDLKISKSKQRLECQGIISRNCMEINSNEKENCDQISNPCKLVKKPGKESSGRAKNILAKSENKPILQLTDSSQTCISLESGLKHVPNEADSDPGNQMELRNNLKQSTTTLNKNRDIPSVEVIKEGECQVRKVSKMPSRSKRKTFRDPSPESCEVTNTIQGISVESEQADKEKNLENDKIVTVKPDFYTKVLTSLSQIYSPNIQESSFNSVHEGSIPLSISSSKNLIIRENFALESSPVFQVSEDVHEKMEGMKCKVSQRTQKSEIGDRTLQDLTNTNFVSNNTAKSDSKSEGLSSELPSRRRRCTPLDLKEPSLKRKMRR, encoded by the exons ATGCAATGTGATGACAATATTAAATCAAAGATGTCACCTGATATTCCCTCTTCAGTATCAACAAGACAACCTTTATCAACTCAGTGTAATTTggaattattatttcttaaagaaaataatcagaatgtGTGTGGTTTAAGTGATTCAGAGCATATTTCTTCTATTGATATACTTCCCGAAG AAAGCCATTCCTGCTCAGACCAAAGTTCCAAGAGTTCTTTAATGAGTGAGATGAAAAACGTCCAGTCCATCGGCCACAGAAAGGAGAAACCATCTCTTGGTAATgtgactgaaaggaaaaaacgtGTATCATCTCGGGAATCAAAGAATCCTGCAGACGCTCCCTGTGTGACAGATTTAGAGCAACAGCAGATTTCAAGTCCAGGATTAAATCGGAATAATGAGATAAGTGATTGTACtaatgaaacaaatattaaaatgcaaagaaacatCCAGGGCCTTCCTGACACCTCTGAGTCTGCTGGTGAACCTACTGCAGAGCACGTGAGTCAAGTTGAGGGTAATGGTGACTTTCAATTGCAGAAAACTGTGTATGATGCTGACATGGATTTAACTGCAAGTGAAGTAAGCACAATTATTACAGTTTCAACAGggactaaaaataaaagtaataaaaaaccAAATGATTGTGGAatgaaaactttcagaaaagtgAAAGATTCAAGCTctgacaaaaagaaagaaagatcaaagagacaatttaaaaatagttcaCATGTGGATATTGAGGAAAAGATTGAAAACAGACCAGAAAGAAGATCTGTTGTTCTGGATGGCAAAGGGGATTCAGAAGATCCAAGTTTTATTTTCAATACTGAACAGCTGGCTCAGTTGAACATCCTGAAGAAAATTCATAATGGCTTCGATCAAGATGACAGACAAAGTACAcggtataataaaaaaaagaacagaatatgtgTAACAGATGAACCAGAAGAACCGTACTTGTTCTCCCAAAGTTCAGATAAATTCCAACAGGAGAGTAAATTTGATATGGGTCAGAGTTCTCTAGCTTGTAATAAAAGTAAACCTTCTAGACAGACTTTTGTGATTCATATGTTAGAAAAAGGTAACTTGTTCCCAAACCAAAAGGATAAAGAAACCATTTCTGAAAACCTAGAAGCCACAAATGAGTTTCAAACAGTTGATCTTTCCACCAAAGATAATGGGAATTTACATGATTATGAGACCCAAAATATGTTGGATTTGAAAAAGCATGTCACTGATATGCAACCTGCTCAgcaaaatgaatcaaaaataaataagaagctTAGGCAGAAAGTAAATCGGAAGACAGAAATAATTTCCGAAATGAACCAGATATATGGCGATACTGCTAAAGACGCACATGGCCCAGAAAAAGGTAACTTTTTCTTCCAAATCCAGAAGGATACAGAAACCATCTCTGGAAACCTAGAAGTTTCTAAAGAGTCTCAAATACCTACTCTTTCCACCATCAGTAATGAAAACCTGTGCAATTGTGAGACCCAGGATGTGTTGGGTTTTCAAAAGCAGATCACCAATGTGTCCATTCTTCAGCAAAATGAATCAAAAGTTAATAAGATTAGGCAGAAAGTAAATCGGAAGACAGAAATAATTTCTGAAGTGAATTATATAGATGATGAGAAAAGTGTGTATTGCCCAGGAAAGGATAACTCTTTTTTCCTAACCCAGAATGATAAAGCAATCATCCCTGAAAACCGAGAAGACCCAAGTGAGTTTACAATACATTCTCTTTCCACCAAAGATAGTGGAAACCTGTATGATTTTGAGACTCAAGATGTTTTGAGGGTGAAAAAGCCTGTCCGTGATATGCAGGCTGCTTGtcaaaatcaatcagaaatagaTAAGAAGCTTAGGCAAAAGGTATGTCGGAAGAcagaaataatttccaaaatcgACCAAATATATGAGAATAATGACAAAGGCATACATGACCCAGGAAAAGGTAACTTATTTTCTCTGGCCCTAAAGGATAAAGAAATCATCCACAAAAGCCTAGAAGACTCAAATGAGTTTGAAACAGCTGGTCCTTCCACAAGAGGTAATAGGGACCTATGTGATTATGAGACTCAAAACATTTTGGGGATGAAAAAGCATGTTACTGATATGCCACCTGCAAAGCAGaatgcatcaaaaataaataagaggctCAGGCAGAAAGTAAGTCGGAAGACAGAAATAATTCTGGAAATGAACCAGCTAAATGAATTTAATGACAAAGGTGTGCATGACCCAGAAAAAGATGGCTTCTTTTCCCTAAcccaaaaggataaagaaaacatttctgaaaaccTGGAAGTCACAAATGAATTTAAAACAGCTTATCTTTCCACCAAAGATAATGGAAATTTATATGAGTGTGAGACCTGGAATATGTTGGATATGAAAAAGCGTGTCACTGATATGCAATCTGCTCAGCGAAAGGAATCAAAAACAAGTAAGAAGCCTAGGCAGAAAGTAAATCGGAAGacagaaataatttctgaaatgttCCAAATATATGAGGATAATCATAAAGACGTGCCTGGCCCAGAAAGCTATACAAAAGATCTTGATCTTAAAATAAGTAAATCCAAACAAAGACTTGAATGCCAAGGTATTATCAGTAGAAACTGTATGGAAATCAACagtaatgaaaaggaaaattgtgATCAAATTTCAAATCCTTGTAAACTTGTTAAAAAGCCTGGGAAAGAATCATCAGGCAGGGCAAAGAACATTTtggcaaaaagtgaaaacaaacctATTTTGCAGTTAACAGATTCTTCACAGACTTGTATCTCCTTAGAATCGGGTTTAAAACATGTTCCTAATGAAGCAGATTCTGATCCTGGAAACCAAATGGAATTACGTAACAACCTAAAGCAAAGCACTACAACTCTGAATAAAAACAGAGATATCCCCTCTGTGGAAGTGATAAAAGAAGGAGAGTGCCAGGTCAGAAAAGTCAGTAAGATGCCATCCAGATCAAAAAGGAAGACCTTCAGAGATCCTTCTCCAGAGAGCTGTGAAGTAACCAACACCATTCAGGGAATATCAGTTGAATCTGAACAAGCcgataaggaaaaaaatttggaaaatgataaaattgtcaCAGTTAAGCCAGACTTTTACACAAAGGTGTTGACATCTTTATCTCAAATATATTCACCTAATATACAAGAGTCTTCCTTTAACAGTGTTCATGAAGGTTCAATACCTTTAAGTATTTCTTCTAGTAAAAATCTGataataagagaaaattttgCCCTGGAGAGCTCACCAGTCTTTCAAGTAAGTGAGGATGTGCATGAGAAGATGGAAGGGATGAAATGTAAAGTCAGCCAGAGGACACAAAAATCAGAAATAG GAGATAGAACACTACAGGACTTGacaaataccaattttgtttcaAATAACACTGCTAAATCTGACAGTAAGTCAGAAGGTCTGTCTTCAGAGCTACCAAGCCGAAGAAGAAGGTGTACTCCTCTCGATTTAAAAGAGCCAAGTCTCAAAAG GAAGATGAGAAGATAA